The DNA sequence AGCCTTTTTCCACAGGCAGTGGGAAGCCAGCAAAAGCTTATGAGCAAGAAAGTGACACAATCAGACttgtgctcttttttttgtggtactggggcttgaactcagggccttcaccttgagccacttcaccagcccagttttttgtgatagggtttttcaagatagggtctctcaaactatctgtctggactggcttcaaactgcaatcatcctgatctctgcctcctgagtagctaggattacaggtgtgagccaccggcacccggcccAGACTTGTGTTCTTAAAAGGTCTGCAAGAGTTAGCGTTTGGAGACTATTTTGCAGGCCATGTTTGGAAACTGCTGGGAAGTTACTACAGTCATTCTGGTGAGAAATATGTCAACAAGGGTGGTAACAGAGGAGATGGAGTAGCAGAAGGCTCAGGAAGTTAGCTGCCATTAGTCACCTCTTGGATGTGGGAACTTAGGAAAAAGAGGAAATGCAAGGTAATTTCTGAGTTTCTTGCTGGGATAggacaacagagaaagaattaaTCTGCAGAGAAAAGATCAGTTCAGGTGTGGACCCAGAAAACTCCATCTAAGTGGAAGTGTCCATTCACACCTGGATGGTCAGTGTGGAGCTCCAGGGAGGGGCTGCGCTGGTGAAGTGGAGCTGGGTATTTAGTTGGTGCAAAGCTGAAGCTACAGGAGTGGATGAGACCATCCAGAATCCATGTACAGAGTGAGGGGTTGGGCAAGAAAGAATGCGAAGTGGTACTTCTGACCTTGTcagagaagtagaagaaaaaacaggagGTGCAAGAGAAACcaaagaaggagggggagggcatGTCAATTAGGAATTAATGTCAATGGCACTATGCAACTCCAAGAACGCAAGAAAGAGTTTAAAGGGCCCTTTTGATATTAATTAGGAAGTTACTCGCGACAGTTTCCAAAGGAAGTCGGGCAGACAGCGGATGACACGAGACGCAGACCTAACCAAATGTGTagattccccctccccctccccctcagaTCCTAACCTTTCCCCATAACCAACCCCTATCCCTTAATCCCCTCGCCTCTCCTCTCACGGCTAAAAAAGAAGCTTTGAATCGCGATCCTGGACGTCCTCCCGGGAATCCCTTTCCGGTAGGTGGGACCGCTGAAAATCAGCACGGAAGACCCCAGCCCCGCACGGAGAGCAGCTAGGCCGAGTAGAAAAAGGGGGCGGAACCCGGAGCTCGGGGGGCGTGGGGAGGGTCGGACGCAACTAAGGGCGGACACAGGGCAGGAAAGCGCAATCCACTGTCAAGAGCCAGCCCTCGTATCACCACCCGGTTCCAGTTACCGCTGCAGGACCCACCTGTTCCATATGCGCACGGCCCCCGCTCTTCCTGCCCCAGCCGCAGTACTGCCCGGCTGCTCAGGCAGCTCTTCAGAGCGGAAGGAGAGCTCCCAGCGGCTCCACTTCCGCTACTGAGCCCGCCCCTAAGAGCAAACCGGGAATCGCGTCGGGCTGCAGCCCCGCCCCCGAGCCGGCGGGCCGGGCCGAAAACAGCCGGAAGTGGGGCTGAGGCTAAAGTTAGACTGTAAAGGCTTCCCAAGGACGGAAGAATGGAGAACTCCAGGGGCTCCAATGTTTTGGGGCCACATCGCATGGCCCTGCGGAAGAAAAGGGAACTGCTTGGGGGGCGGCCTGGAGGGCTGAGGGACGGGTCCCCTGCAGAAATCCAGAGctaattaacttattttttaattttaatttttagagtcACTATGTAGCCCCTGGGTGGCCTCGAAActcgctatgtagctcaggctggcctcgaactcgcaatcctcctgcctcagccttctcagtgctgagattacctgatgtgcatcaccatgccccgGCCCACAGTTAACTCTTAAAAGATTTCTATTTTCCCCCACCCCAACCTCCTCTTTCAGCCATCCCCAGCAGGAGCTAGAGCTTCCGTAGTCCTTCCTAAACAGTGCCCTGAACCTATTATCTGCAGGAAACAGTCCTAGACTAGAGGACTGAACACTAGGATCAAGATACTGATCTGgaactggtggcatggctcaaatggtagagtgcttgcttagcaaacattacaccctgagttcaatccccagtaccaccaaaaaaaatcctgatCTGTGGGTAGATGAACACCAATCTTCCATATCAGGACATTACCACcccttttctcccccttcccctgaaAGAGGAGTCTCAGCACAATTATTTACAAACATTTATTACAGCATAGGAGGGGTTCAGACCTGGAGtcagggaagaaggagagagggcaGAACAGCTGGAGGACAAGGAGAACCTGACTCCTCCCACCATGTGCCCTCTCTAAGGACATATACTAGGCAGCATTCCTGGCATCAAAGCACAAACAAAATGCAACAAAGCAGCCACTGCCAGTCCATCTTCCAAGCACCCAGGAGGAACAAGGGCCATAAGGGGATGATGTCCAGAATGTTGAGGCTGGGGAGAGGATGCCTGAGTCCTGGGCCCTGGTAGAAGCCAGTGAAAGGGTTGGTGACTTGAAGTCCCTCATAGGAGAGAGGATGGAGATCTAAGGGCACACCTGTAAGTTCTTAGTGCCTCCTTTCCCCAGATCTTAGGGTCCTGCCCTGTGGGTCTCCTGTGCCTAGGGGAGAGGACCTGGGAAATAGAATTGTGAAGGGCAAATCTTTGCTTCTGGTTTCCTGAAATTTCCAATGAGGGCTCTCTTATCCCACCTCTTACTGGGTGAATGAAGGAACAACTGGCAGGGATAGGCATCAGGGACTCTGGGCATCAGCCAAAGGTgggcaaacaagcaaacacagaCCAGCCTTAGTCTTCTAAAAGTCAGAAGCCACAGCCCTAGCAGGTGAAGGGAAGAGCACAAAGTAGGGTGGGGATAGAGTGGGTTTCTGGAGAACAGCAATGCCCCCCTCCATTTCCTGGGAGGTGCAGTGCTGGGAACTTATGTGCCAGGCTCAGTGGGGCCAGGGCGCTGAGGCTCCTCCCCACACTCTGCAAGGCAAATAGAGAGGGACTCAGGGTCTGGCCCCACCCACCAAGGTCCTTGTCTGTCCTCCCCACATCCCACACCAAGCCTCACCACTTAGTGCTGCTGTGTCCTCAGAGCTTTCATCTCTCTGGGGCTCATCCAGAGGGGGTGGGCGCTCCCAGGGCCCCTCCAAGCCTTGGCCATAGGTTATCTTCTGTCCAGCTGTAAAGAGAGCATACAAACACAGGCTCTGAGTGCCCATTCAACTGTTGTGGAGCATTAGCTATAACTGATGGCTGAGACCAAGGTTTCTGAGGCATACTGGACAGAGCACTCTCAATGACTGGCCATGACTTAGGTACAGCAGTTGGCATCTTTCTGAAGGAGTTATTATGTAAGAAGGTCATTGTAGATTACCTTAAGTAAGGTAATACCTGTGCAGCCCAGCACCAGCACCCTCAATCCACTTAGGTGTTGCTCCCTGGCAGTCTAGTCATGTGACCCAGTGCCCTCCTGCTTGTCCTTGGGGAACATCTCCTCTCACATCTTTTCTGTTCTGTGGGTCTCAGTGGGAGCTGACTCACTCTTCCAGCCCACTGAGGCTCTCACTACCAGAGGTTCAGACAGGAGGCCCAAGTCATCTTGTCTGGGTGCAAAGGTTGAACAGTTCCCATAAATAATGGAAATGTGCACCAGGAGGGATAGATGTGGCACAAATTTGCATGGCTAGGCATGAAGAAATAACCATGGGAGAGAGGTGAGATCTTTCTGCCTGGTTCTCTGGGCTTTGAGACctatggtttttttggggggggtttggggggttttttggacCTTGGGCCTCTGGCTctgcaatttttttgttttgcttttggtttttttttgcagttctggggtttgaactcagagcctacatcttgagccatttcaccagcccttttttgtgaaggagtttttcgagatagagtcttgtgaactatttgcccgggctagcttcaagcctcaatcctcctgatatctgcctcctgagtagctagaattacaggcatgagtcaccagcgcccagaCTTTGCAGTTTTGAGTTTTAGGCCAGTCTCCAAGcccttttttcttctgtaactgAGGTGTGGAGGAACAGATGAGTTCTTAAATCCTGGATTCCCCATCTGGACACTAGAGGGCACCCTCCTACCCCATCCTAAGTAAAAGGAACAAACAGTCACAGGGAGGCAAATCAGCCAGTCCCCTGCATCCCAGCAAAGACCACATCTTAGGTTCAGAAATAGGGAGATGTGGGACTCTCACTCCTCTAGCCCCAAGTTTTTTCATACCCTTTTGCTTTCATAGATGGGAAGTCCTTATTGGGGGATCTAGCTTCAAACCTTGTATGCCCTTGCCTTActttttcagggaaaaaaaccTAATCAAGAGAGGGATGAGCCAAAGATAGAGGAAGCCAGGTCTCAGGTGAGGATGAGTGAGAGGCATCCTGCAGCATCCCTGCAGTACAGTGTAAGAAACTGGCCTGGGAGGGGTGTCCAGGATACTCAAGGAGGACCCACACCTAACCCATGGTCGTACAACCCGCACATCAGAGTCCCTTCAGCTTACCAGACCCCCTGATGCCCTTCAGGACTTCAGCCTGGctgtcttcttcttcctcttcttcctcatcctcgtcctcatcctcatcctcctctCTTGGGTAACCTAGTTCCCGAAGCTCCCCCAGCTCATCCTCCTCTTCCGAGGCCTGATTGCTGATGGTCTGCAGGTGGGACTCAGCGATGCGCTGCACAGCTGGCACAGAGGGAACCCAGGAAGGCAAGAGTCAGCAGAACCAAGAAGCAGTCCACAGAGCTCCTTCCCATAGGTTTGGAGCAGAGCTAACCTCTCCAGGGACCAAGTTCAAGGGCCAAAGATTGTAGGCCAGCCTACTGGGACAGCCTACTTGGGGGCCAGACCAAGGTGGGAACAGCAGGGGATAGATTtgatcatgttgtttttgttttgttttgatttttggtactggggtttgtgaaggttgtttctgttttttttttttttattttgagatcaggtctttcaaactatttgcctgggctggctttaaaccacaatcctcctgatctctgcctcctgagtagctagaattacaggcatgagccatgcctggcatggttctggggtttgaactcagggcctcatgcatgctaggcaggtgctcttaccagaTCATGTTGGTTCTTAAGCTGTCCTAAGATGCTGGGCCCCCAGAGACTAGCACCAGGAAACTTTCCCCCAACCAAAGGGAACCAGGCTGGGCAAGACCAGGCAGGCACAGCAGCAGCTTAACATTCCCTGACCTTGCATTGCTAAGTACCCAGAACTGGAAACTGCCAAACAGTTTCAACCCTAGCAGCAGGCACTGGGCCTGTGGGCCAGGGCCAAGGGATTTGCCAATTTTACTGCTTATTCCTATCCTCCCGCCACCCTCACCCTCCCAACCTCCATTCTGCACTCCACTGACCCTACTATGCAGTCTTAGATGTCAGTCCACACACCCTGCCCCAGGCTCCTAGAGCAGGAATGATTCTGTTACTGAGGTCATAGCAGTCTGTAGCCTGTGAAGTCCGTACTGGGGAAGTGGCCTGCTCAGATGCGGGCCCCCACAATCTTGACCCACATCCCCAAGTTCCCAGCTCACTCTGTGGTGACCTAGAAAGGAGCAAACACCCCACCATCACCAAGATCTGCTCAGATGCAGCCTAGGAAGGGAACACTGAGGGAAGTTTCCCAAAGATGGAAAGGAGCAGGGGGTTGGGAGAAAGGTGCCAGGGTTGGGGGCTCTGGGGAGTGATAGTGGTTGAGGGAACATTGTGAGCTGAGACTGGGATAGAGTCAGAGGGGAACCAGGGGCTGGTGGGATTTTGGAGCATGTGCGGCACTGAATTCACTGCCCTCAGTCTAGATGCTGCCCAGCAGAGCAGGGCCACAGGGCTCCTTGGTCTGCCAGCCATCCCTCCCCTTAGCAGCCCAAGGGGTAGATCCTGGCTGGAAACCTCCAACCTCCGGTGCAGTGAGCAGGGCCCCACAATCCTGCCAACTCAGGGACAGGCACAGAGGGTGCATTGTGTGTGCCTGCTGCCCCACCCTGCCCTCAGCTCCCAGGCCAGTGCCTCCCACTGGCTCTGGGCAAACTACCCAGGCAATAAAAGCACAATAAATCAACCTACTCTGGCCTTGGGGAGTTGGCAAAGTTTCATCTTGAGCCAAGTGTGAGAGCTCTGGCCTTGAAGAACCCCTCACCACTCCCCAGCCAAGACAGTGTTATCTACTCTCCCTGGAGGGCTGGGGGGCCTTGAATCCTCCTCTACAAGCCCCCAACCCTGCCAGGCTTTGCCCTTGCCCTGAAAGGGATAAGGTCTGCCAAGGCCTCAGAAGGGCCCCTGAGGCTGGGAGAGAGGAGGTGGCAGCCAGGACAGCTTCCTTTTCCCCAGCCAGGGGAGGAGAGTTAGTTCAGGAGCCACAGTGACAACAATAGGTATGTGCAGCACCCGCCTGCCTGCCTCCACTGGTGCTCCATGAGCCTCCCATGTGCCTCACTGGGCCCTCTGGAGTCTACCCTTTCCCACCCAGGGATCCTGAACTCTCTCCATCCCAATCCTCCTTTTTTAAGCTTGAGAACTCCAGCATAGGCCCCAGAGAGCTCATCCCTCTTCTGACCACTTTCCAAGTCCCTGCTTCTCCCCACCCAGACTCAGACTAACCCACAGAGGTGAGGTGGGGCACATTTTTGTCCTATTGATGGGGTAGTGGTGGTCCAGGGTGCTTTTGCAGAGTGGAGCCTCAAACTGAGTCTCTTTCATGCTGACACCTGTTGCCATTTGGAGTCAGTCGGCTCTTCTTTTTCAACCCTACAACCTGCTTGTAAGGCCCACAGCTGCCATTTTCAACCTAGGGTACTTGTCTTTTGCAGGGTGCACGGGAAGCACCCTGACCCTAAACTCCTACCCCAGCccacttacccacgctcacaaTCATGAGCCCAGGGAGGACAGGGGCTGTAGCTCAGCAAtacagcatgtgcttagcatgcttgagacactgagttcaacccccaccaTGCCCCAAAAAAGGTCCCAAGGGACAGTTCTCCTCTCATCCACCCTGCCtagagagggaagga is a window from the Castor canadensis chromosome 11, mCasCan1.hap1v2, whole genome shotgun sequence genome containing:
- the Ppp1r1b gene encoding protein phosphatase 1 regulatory subunit 1B; amino-acid sequence: MDPKDRKKIQFSVPAPPSQLDPRQVEMIRRRRPTPAMLFRLSEHSSPEEEASPHQRASGEGHHVKSKRPNPCAYTPPSLKAVQRIAESHLQTISNQASEEEDELGELRELGYPREEDEDEDEDEEEEEEEDSQAEVLKGIRGSAGQKITYGQGLEGPWERPPPLDEPQRDESSEDTAALSECGEEPQRPGPTEPGT